One Chlorobaculum limnaeum genomic window carries:
- a CDS encoding FAD-dependent oxidoreductase: protein MQRREFFQHLLKRAGIGAGALTAATAGFIGYYQPRKEFFDTSGKNNAELPEKLTTPKKAVVIGGGLAGISSALELARRNFEVTLVEASPSLGGKLTGWPIDALGERFPVEHGFHGFFDQYYNLNEMFVSADIGSEMFTASPGYPVIFSDKQVEVFGQTPKWFPFNIISVVEQSKRLDIASFLKEFPGLWPVISMFRYQYDRTFRDWDSIDFMTYCRRGDVLPAFVDTVLHPFSDATMNRMEVLSAAEAMRYFHFYFMGSPEGLSFKITTRDCMTALIDPLERKLKAMGVRVLKGQKARSLAMQGGKVTAVRLAGVGAGGGVVVASIPKSDVPESGWKQHMADGGIPVVVARRNSAWVAFDGRCTHMGCPVGPEAGTDGLFCPCHAGRFDADGVPVGGPPKAPLARLNVREEGEMLVVEQASAGATPVVVADEELPCDYCVLVSDVRGARELIAGSQPGNGDFAGRVAALGEADPYVVWRVWLDRPVPSAAYPFYTVSGYTYTDSITFYSSFQQPFISWAKRTGGCVAELHAYAVAPQDVRPEPEIRAAMLQELHAMFPETKNATIRHEIFMMQSNFTRWAPGDHAKRPGVETPYANLYLAGDWVNTNAPVFLMEAAAFTGRQAANAIAAKESLRQTPLPIVPMDGIFA, encoded by the coding sequence ATGCAGCGACGCGAGTTTTTCCAGCATCTCCTCAAACGAGCCGGTATCGGGGCAGGCGCTCTGACAGCCGCAACCGCCGGTTTTATCGGCTATTATCAACCGCGCAAGGAGTTTTTCGACACCTCCGGCAAGAATAACGCGGAGCTGCCCGAGAAGCTGACGACGCCGAAAAAGGCTGTCGTTATTGGCGGCGGCCTGGCCGGAATCAGCTCGGCGCTTGAACTGGCGCGGCGGAACTTCGAGGTGACGCTGGTCGAGGCCTCTCCGTCGCTCGGCGGTAAGCTAACCGGCTGGCCGATCGATGCGCTCGGCGAGCGCTTTCCGGTGGAGCACGGCTTTCACGGCTTTTTCGACCAGTACTACAACCTGAACGAAATGTTCGTCTCGGCGGACATCGGCAGCGAGATGTTCACCGCTTCGCCCGGCTATCCGGTCATCTTCAGCGACAAGCAGGTCGAGGTGTTCGGCCAGACGCCCAAGTGGTTTCCGTTCAATATCATATCGGTGGTCGAACAGTCAAAGCGGCTCGACATCGCGTCGTTCCTGAAGGAGTTCCCCGGTCTGTGGCCGGTGATCAGCATGTTCCGCTACCAGTACGACCGCACCTTCCGCGACTGGGACAGCATCGATTTCATGACCTACTGCCGCCGGGGCGACGTGCTGCCGGCCTTCGTCGACACGGTGCTGCACCCCTTCTCCGACGCCACCATGAACCGCATGGAGGTGCTCTCCGCCGCCGAGGCGATGCGCTATTTTCACTTCTACTTCATGGGCAGCCCGGAGGGATTGTCGTTCAAAATCACCACGCGCGACTGCATGACTGCCCTCATCGATCCGCTGGAGCGCAAGCTGAAGGCGATGGGCGTGCGGGTGCTCAAAGGGCAAAAAGCGCGGAGCCTCGCGATGCAGGGCGGCAAAGTCACGGCGGTGCGTCTCGCTGGCGTGGGAGCCGGTGGCGGCGTGGTGGTGGCGTCGATTCCGAAGAGCGACGTGCCCGAATCGGGATGGAAGCAGCACATGGCGGACGGCGGCATTCCCGTTGTGGTGGCGCGGCGGAATTCGGCCTGGGTGGCCTTCGATGGCCGCTGCACCCATATGGGCTGCCCGGTCGGCCCGGAGGCTGGCACGGACGGTTTGTTTTGCCCCTGCCACGCCGGGCGCTTCGACGCAGACGGAGTGCCGGTCGGCGGTCCGCCGAAAGCGCCGCTGGCGAGGCTGAACGTGCGTGAAGAGGGCGAGATGCTCGTCGTCGAGCAGGCGTCCGCTGGCGCAACGCCGGTGGTCGTCGCCGACGAGGAGCTGCCGTGCGACTACTGCGTACTGGTCTCGGACGTTCGCGGTGCGCGCGAGCTGATCGCGGGCAGCCAGCCCGGCAACGGCGACTTCGCCGGTCGCGTGGCCGCGCTTGGCGAGGCTGACCCCTACGTGGTGTGGCGCGTCTGGCTCGACCGTCCGGTTCCTTCGGCGGCGTACCCGTTCTACACCGTGTCGGGCTACACCTATACCGACTCGATCACCTTCTATTCGAGCTTCCAGCAGCCCTTCATCAGTTGGGCCAAGCGCACCGGCGGCTGCGTTGCGGAGCTGCACGCCTACGCCGTCGCGCCGCAAGACGTTCGCCCCGAGCCGGAGATCCGTGCCGCGATGCTGCAAGAGCTGCACGCCATGTTCCCGGAAACCAAAAACGCGACGATCCGGCACGAAATTTTCATGATGCAATCCAACTTTACCCGCTGGGCTCCCGGGGACCACGCCAAACGTCCCGGCGTCGAAACGCCCTACGCCAATCTCTACCTCGCGGGCGACTGGGTCAACACCAACGCCCCGGTATTCCTGATGGAAGCCGCCGCCTTCACGGGCCGCCAAGCCGCCAACGCCATTGCCGCGAAGGAGTCGCTCCGCCAGACGCCCCTGCCGATCGTGCCGATGGACGGGATTTTTGCGTGA
- the queG gene encoding tRNA epoxyqueuosine(34) reductase QueG, with product MSEKRLTLKEAIRRKALDLGFCAAGFAAAGPLFGAMEEYRQMLAERRHGEMGYLETGLEARANPELLLPGLKTVLSVALPWPAPATAGGISGYAVIPDYHRVLGELLAELLEFIRSISDQPVNARACVDSSPVLEKAWAEAAGIGRTGRNTLLIAPGHGSRVFLGELLLDIELEPDAPLDWNPCGDCSACIDACPTGALAAPGKLDARRCISYLTIELKRDFTDEEAAATDGWLYGCDRCIDACPHNASAEPTAYPGFAPKEDLVNLTATEILELTGSQFRKLFAGTPALRLGLKRLKRNARAVLGKGAR from the coding sequence ATGTCTGAAAAGCGGCTGACACTGAAAGAGGCGATCCGGCGAAAAGCCCTCGATCTCGGCTTTTGCGCCGCCGGATTCGCCGCCGCCGGGCCGCTTTTTGGGGCGATGGAGGAGTACCGGCAGATGCTCGCCGAGAGGCGGCATGGCGAGATGGGCTACCTCGAAACCGGCCTCGAAGCTCGCGCCAATCCGGAGCTGCTCCTGCCCGGCCTCAAAACCGTGCTCTCCGTCGCCCTGCCGTGGCCCGCGCCTGCAACGGCAGGCGGAATTTCAGGATACGCCGTCATTCCGGACTACCACCGCGTACTCGGCGAGTTGCTGGCAGAGCTGCTCGAATTCATCCGCTCGATCAGCGACCAACCGGTCAACGCGCGCGCGTGCGTGGACAGCTCGCCGGTGCTCGAAAAAGCGTGGGCCGAAGCCGCCGGAATCGGGCGCACCGGCAGGAACACCCTGCTCATCGCGCCCGGCCATGGCTCGCGCGTGTTCCTCGGCGAACTGCTGCTCGACATCGAACTCGAACCCGACGCGCCGCTCGACTGGAACCCGTGCGGCGACTGCTCGGCCTGCATCGACGCCTGCCCCACCGGAGCGCTCGCGGCCCCCGGCAAGCTCGACGCCCGGCGTTGCATCTCCTACCTCACCATCGAGCTGAAACGCGATTTCACGGACGAAGAGGCGGCGGCGACGGATGGATGGCTCTACGGCTGCGACCGCTGCATCGACGCCTGCCCGCACAACGCAAGCGCCGAGCCGACGGCATACCCCGGCTTTGCGCCGAAGGAGGATCTCGTCAACCTCACCGCCACGGAAATTCTGGAGCTGACCGGCTCGCAATTCCGCAAACTCTTCGCCGGAACCCCCGCCCTGCGCCTCGGCCTGAAGCGGCTGAAACGGAATGCGAGGGCAGTGTTGGGAAAAGGAGCGAGGTGA
- a CDS encoding type II toxin-antitoxin system Phd/YefM family antitoxin yields the protein MRTIMASEARANLSRLLDEVAESHKPAIITGKRSNGILISEEDWNSIQETLYLMSIPGMRESIREGMETPVESCSGELDW from the coding sequence ATGAGGACAATCATGGCCAGCGAGGCGAGGGCTAATTTGTCCCGGTTGCTTGATGAGGTGGCGGAATCGCACAAACCGGCGATTATCACCGGCAAGCGGTCGAATGGCATTCTGATTTCTGAAGAGGACTGGAACTCGATACAGGAGACGCTCTATCTGATGTCGATTCCGGGGATGCGAGAGTCGATCAGGGAGGGAATGGAAACACCGGTTGAGAGCTGTTCCGGGGAGCTGGACTGGTGA
- a CDS encoding DUF2283 domain-containing protein: MKISYYPDTDSLYIDLSEQPSVESREVSEGIVLDYDVEGRLVGIDIDNASKKVNLKTLTLNKLPSDG; this comes from the coding sequence ATGAAAATCAGCTATTATCCCGACACAGATTCGCTTTACATCGATCTTTCGGAGCAACCGAGTGTCGAGAGCCGCGAGGTTTCCGAGGGTATCGTGCTGGACTACGATGTGGAAGGTAGGCTTGTAGGCATCGACATCGATAACGCGAGCAAGAAAGTCAATCTCAAAACGCTGACGCTTAACAAGCTTCCTTCAGATGGGTAG
- a CDS encoding MlaE family ABC transporter permease: protein MPLTLIGNYVDSKVLRLKELLLTMQEFFYFALRAFITLPKAKRYWRDVLDQALICGVESIPIVLVSSISIGALMSMEVGNLLEEFGAKTMLGRSTSNAVLRELGPLLMGLMLSARYGSRNGAELGAMQISEQIDALRAFGTDPIAKLVMPRLLAALIMFVPLIALSDFAGLQTGALVAEYYHKIDPGIFWNSIYPRLAPKDFVVSFLKAPVFAIIITLVSSFNGFSARGGTAGVGRSTIKGIVASSGLVLVANFYVSKIVLDIMH from the coding sequence ATGCCGCTGACGCTCATCGGTAACTACGTGGACAGCAAGGTGCTCCGCCTCAAGGAGCTACTGCTGACCATGCAGGAATTTTTCTACTTCGCGCTCAGAGCGTTCATCACTCTGCCCAAAGCGAAGCGCTACTGGCGTGATGTGCTCGACCAGGCGCTCATCTGCGGGGTTGAGTCGATTCCGATCGTGCTGGTCAGCTCGATCTCCATCGGGGCGCTGATGTCGATGGAGGTGGGCAACCTGCTCGAAGAGTTCGGCGCGAAGACGATGCTCGGACGCTCCACCTCGAACGCGGTGCTGCGCGAGCTCGGCCCGCTGCTCATGGGCCTCATGCTCTCGGCCCGCTACGGCTCTCGCAACGGCGCGGAGCTTGGCGCGATGCAGATATCAGAGCAGATCGACGCCCTCCGCGCCTTCGGCACCGACCCCATCGCCAAGCTCGTCATGCCGAGGCTGCTCGCGGCGCTCATCATGTTCGTGCCGCTCATCGCCCTCTCCGACTTCGCCGGGTTGCAGACCGGAGCGCTCGTAGCCGAATACTACCACAAAATCGATCCTGGCATCTTCTGGAACTCGATCTATCCGAGACTCGCTCCCAAGGACTTTGTCGTCAGCTTCCTCAAGGCGCCGGTCTTCGCCATCATCATCACGCTGGTCAGCAGCTTCAACGGCTTCTCGGCGCGCGGCGGCACGGCGGGCGTGGGCCGCTCGACCATCAAGGGAATCGTGGCTTCGTCGGGTCTGGTGCTCGTGGCCAATTTCTACGTCTCGAAAATCGTGCTCGACATCATGCACTGA
- a CDS encoding serine hydrolase domain-containing protein encodes MKALRSLLSLLVSLAVMTAALTAEARTPDFAKLDAVMKRAVADSVFPGASLAVLYRGKTLYHKAVGRLTYDTASAPADTTTIYDAASLTKAVVTTSIAMQLVERDSLDLRAPVARYLPGFAASGKGRVTIEQLMRHTSGLRAHTFYAKSCRTPGEVFRAIEQDSLIYRTGSDTKYSDLNFILLGRIVEKVTGQSLAANFHARFAAPLGMSSTRFNPPPTLLFRIAPTAPDAAWPLAPPRPLVNDQNAALLGGAAGHAGLFTTTGDLMKMVQMLMNGGELDGKRSIAASTVRMFLRKTEWPRAIGWDMATPGKSSAGSRFSASSWGHLGYTGTSIWVDPEKDLAVILLSNRVWPTEENIKIRKFRPVLHDTVVECVVGK; translated from the coding sequence ATGAAAGCGCTTCGATCACTTCTCTCACTCCTCGTCAGCCTGGCTGTAATGACGGCTGCGCTGACGGCGGAAGCCAGAACTCCCGATTTCGCAAAGCTCGACGCGGTGATGAAACGCGCCGTCGCGGACAGCGTTTTTCCCGGCGCGAGCCTCGCCGTGCTCTACCGGGGTAAAACGTTGTATCACAAAGCGGTCGGGCGGCTCACCTACGACACGGCGAGCGCACCGGCGGACACCACGACCATCTACGACGCCGCATCGCTCACCAAAGCAGTCGTCACCACCAGCATCGCCATGCAGCTCGTCGAGCGCGATTCGCTCGACCTGCGTGCGCCCGTCGCCCGCTACCTGCCCGGATTCGCGGCCAGCGGCAAGGGGCGCGTCACCATCGAGCAGCTCATGCGCCACACCTCCGGCCTGCGTGCGCACACCTTTTACGCCAAAAGCTGCCGCACGCCCGGCGAAGTGTTCCGCGCCATCGAGCAGGACTCGCTGATCTACAGGACAGGCAGCGACACGAAATACAGCGATCTGAACTTCATTTTGCTCGGCAGGATCGTCGAAAAGGTGACCGGCCAGAGCCTCGCCGCCAACTTCCACGCCCGCTTCGCCGCGCCACTCGGCATGAGTTCGACGCGCTTCAACCCGCCACCAACGCTCCTCTTCCGCATCGCTCCGACCGCGCCCGACGCCGCCTGGCCGCTCGCCCCGCCGCGCCCGCTCGTCAACGACCAGAACGCCGCCCTCCTCGGCGGAGCCGCAGGCCACGCGGGCCTGTTCACGACGACAGGCGATTTGATGAAGATGGTGCAAATGCTGATGAACGGCGGGGAGCTGGACGGCAAGCGCTCCATCGCGGCATCGACCGTCAGGATGTTCCTGAGGAAAACCGAATGGCCGAGAGCCATCGGCTGGGACATGGCCACCCCCGGCAAATCCTCGGCAGGCAGCCGCTTCTCCGCCAGCTCCTGGGGCCACCTCGGCTACACCGGCACCAGCATCTGGGTCGATCCGGAGAAAGATTTAGCGGTGATTTTATTGAGCAACCGGGTCTGGCCAACCGAGGAGAACATCAAGATTCGCAAGTTCCGCCCCGTGCTGCACGACACGGTAGTGGAGTGCGTTGTGGGGAAATGA
- a CDS encoding MlaD family protein: MRNLKELKWSDLKTGIFFLLGLAFAAYLGLVIGKNTSIFTGVTTIRILTSNVNGLAENNFVAVSGKKIGTVSKLSFTTQNDSLFVVADLKLQNEFAGLVTKDSKAAIRSLGVLGDKYVDITAGTGKPVQEGDYIQLTPEDGLAGLTTNAKQTVEKLNTLLDNLNHGEGAAGRIISDKQMGEDLQKTVANLRKTSEELSSVSKQISSGKGLLSKLLHDKSLADDTAQTIVNLKNAAAETETLVKQLNDSQGTLGKLNNDPALYNNLSKTLVSLDTLLIDLKKRPDRYVRFTLF, translated from the coding sequence ATGAGAAACCTGAAAGAACTGAAATGGAGTGACCTGAAAACCGGCATCTTCTTTTTGCTCGGCCTCGCCTTCGCCGCCTATCTCGGCCTGGTGATCGGCAAGAACACCAGCATCTTCACCGGCGTGACTACCATAAGGATTTTGACCAGCAACGTTAACGGCCTCGCTGAAAACAATTTCGTGGCGGTCTCCGGCAAGAAGATCGGCACCGTCTCGAAGCTCAGCTTCACCACGCAGAACGATTCGCTGTTCGTCGTGGCTGACCTGAAGTTGCAGAACGAGTTCGCCGGACTGGTCACCAAGGACTCGAAAGCCGCCATCCGCTCCCTCGGCGTGCTCGGCGACAAGTATGTCGATATCACCGCGGGCACCGGCAAACCGGTTCAGGAGGGCGACTACATCCAGCTCACCCCCGAAGACGGCCTGGCCGGACTGACAACGAACGCCAAGCAGACCGTCGAAAAACTCAACACGCTGCTCGACAATCTCAACCACGGCGAGGGGGCGGCCGGGCGGATCATTTCGGACAAGCAGATGGGCGAGGACTTGCAGAAAACGGTGGCGAACCTGCGTAAAACCTCGGAGGAACTGAGCAGCGTCAGCAAGCAAATCTCCAGTGGCAAGGGACTCCTGTCGAAGCTGCTGCACGACAAGTCGCTGGCCGACGACACCGCACAGACCATCGTGAACCTGAAGAACGCCGCCGCCGAAACCGAGACGCTCGTGAAGCAGCTCAACGACAGCCAGGGTACTCTCGGCAAGCTCAACAACGACCCGGCGCTCTACAACAACCTGAGCAAAACGCTGGTTTCGCTCGACACCCTGCTCATCGATCTGAAGAAGAGGCCGGACCGGTACGTGCGGTTCACGCTCTTCTGA
- a CDS encoding addiction module protein yields the protein MHVAIPLELMSVEEKLQVIEEIWTDLARMPEQVPSPAWHAEVLQVREQRIAEGRSRFLDIEEAKKAVREQLK from the coding sequence ATGCATGTAGCCATACCATTAGAGCTGATGAGTGTTGAAGAGAAGCTTCAGGTGATTGAAGAAATCTGGACTGATCTTGCCCGGATGCCGGAGCAGGTTCCCTCTCCGGCGTGGCACGCTGAGGTTTTGCAGGTTCGTGAGCAGAGGATTGCCGAAGGACGATCACGTTTTCTGGATATTGAAGAGGCCAAAAAGGCTGTGAGGGAACAGCTCAAATGA
- a CDS encoding DUF2442 domain-containing protein, which yields MNLLKHGESISAVEVSNISQHGIWLLAHGKELFLSYADFPWFRDQTVKAILNVEEQSFGHFYWPDLDVDLTEEIIEHPERFPLLSNVRVSS from the coding sequence ATGAACTTGCTAAAGCATGGAGAAAGCATTTCAGCAGTTGAGGTGTCGAACATATCACAGCACGGCATCTGGCTTCTTGCTCATGGGAAGGAGCTTTTTCTGTCGTATGCCGATTTTCCGTGGTTCAGGGATCAAACGGTAAAGGCAATTCTCAATGTTGAGGAACAATCATTCGGTCATTTTTATTGGCCTGATCTTGATGTTGATTTGACGGAGGAGATTATAGAACATCCGGAACGCTTTCCGCTGCTTTCGAATGTACGGGTGAGCAGTTGA
- a CDS encoding DUF2442 domain-containing protein produces MIDCIYLEEAKYLDGYRIFLRFNDGKSGVVDLKETVFRHAVAAPLREPEAFSRFYLDSWPTLAWDCGFDVAPETLYEKCEAVS; encoded by the coding sequence ATGATAGATTGCATTTATCTTGAAGAGGCGAAGTATCTTGACGGCTACCGGATATTTCTCAGATTCAACGACGGAAAATCTGGCGTCGTCGATTTGAAAGAAACCGTTTTCAGACACGCTGTTGCAGCCCCGTTGCGGGAACCGGAAGCTTTCTCCCGGTTTTATCTCGACTCATGGCCAACGCTCGCTTGGGATTGTGGCTTCGATGTGGCTCCTGAGACGCTTTATGAGAAATGCGAAGCTGTGAGTTAG
- a CDS encoding type II toxin-antitoxin system VapC family toxin: MSKNVKRFVWDTSAIINIKDPNIKGYSPAYSLMKDLSDGWISGPYQYIFPSIAIFEVSASVSRMHREGKSILQEFYLMDENALIYDVDKSLIQKSRELYTKPGFDRLRGADLIIACIAAIENAYLITLDKAFKQNISDSVNVIDLNESKQSAKYRDIFGN, encoded by the coding sequence ATGAGTAAAAATGTTAAAAGATTTGTATGGGATACATCCGCAATAATAAATATCAAAGATCCAAATATAAAAGGTTATTCGCCTGCGTATAGCTTGATGAAGGATTTATCAGATGGATGGATTTCTGGGCCTTATCAATATATATTTCCAAGTATAGCGATCTTTGAGGTATCGGCATCAGTTTCACGAATGCATCGCGAGGGAAAGTCAATACTTCAAGAATTTTATTTAATGGATGAAAATGCGCTGATATATGATGTCGATAAGTCTTTGATTCAGAAAAGCCGCGAGTTATACACGAAGCCAGGATTCGATCGTCTTAGAGGAGCTGATCTTATTATTGCTTGCATTGCGGCAATTGAAAACGCATACTTGATTACTCTGGATAAAGCATTTAAACAGAATATATCTGATTCTGTAAATGTAATTGATCTTAATGAGAGTAAGCAAAGTGCTAAATACAGAGATATTTTCGGTAATTGA
- a CDS encoding ABC transporter ATP-binding protein — translation MIELRNVTLKYGEKVILDKVSLAVQDNTIKAVLGPSGVGKSTIIKLMLGLIKPNSGQVFVDGVDITPLKEADLYPIRRKMGIVFQGNALFDSMTIAQNMSFFLRENLRLPDEEISRRVMEQIRFAGLEGYEDQLPESLSGGMKKRVAIGRALIFNPKMILFDEPTAGLDPVSSRKILNLIASLKKSNDLGAVFVTHIIDDVFAIADEVAVLYQGKIIFDGPTEQLHESEHPFIRSILSDKILEL, via the coding sequence ATGATTGAACTCCGGAATGTCACGCTGAAGTACGGCGAAAAGGTGATTCTCGACAAGGTTTCGCTGGCCGTGCAGGACAACACCATCAAGGCGGTGCTTGGCCCCAGCGGCGTCGGCAAGAGCACCATCATCAAGCTGATGCTCGGCCTCATCAAGCCCAACAGCGGCCAGGTCTTCGTCGACGGGGTCGATATTACCCCGCTCAAGGAGGCCGATCTCTACCCGATCCGGCGCAAAATGGGCATCGTTTTCCAGGGCAACGCGCTCTTCGACTCGATGACCATCGCCCAGAACATGAGCTTCTTTTTGCGCGAGAACCTCCGGCTGCCCGACGAGGAGATAAGCCGCCGCGTGATGGAACAGATCCGTTTCGCCGGACTCGAAGGCTACGAGGATCAGCTCCCCGAAAGCCTCAGCGGCGGCATGAAAAAGCGCGTGGCCATTGGCAGGGCGCTGATCTTCAACCCGAAAATGATCCTCTTCGACGAGCCGACCGCCGGTCTCGACCCGGTCAGTTCGCGCAAGATTCTGAACCTGATCGCCTCGCTCAAAAAAAGCAACGACCTCGGCGCGGTGTTCGTGACGCACATCATCGACGACGTCTTCGCCATCGCCGACGAAGTGGCCGTGCTCTACCAGGGCAAAATCATCTTCGACGGCCCGACGGAACAACTGCACGAGTCGGAGCACCCCTTCATCCGTTCAATCCTGTCGGACAAGATTCTCGAACTTTAA
- a CDS encoding tetratricopeptide repeat protein, producing the protein MYEKGQGVPQDYSEALQWYLKAAEQGLAKAQYNAGVACQKGQGVEQNYAVATNWFRKAAEQGFAEAQNKLGLMYYSGQGVGQNYAEAAGWFRKAAEQSHAWAQNNLGAMYLTGQGVGQDHAEAAGWFRKAAMKGIALAQNNLGLMYYSGQGGKQDYAEAASWFRKSATQGFSWAQNNLGVMCEKGLGVSQDYAEALRWYRKAAAQDISEAQYSLGVLYENGRGVTQDRQQAKEWFSKACNNGFKPACDHTAVTARKETEH; encoded by the coding sequence ATGTACGAAAAGGGACAGGGCGTTCCGCAGGACTACTCCGAAGCGCTGCAGTGGTATCTGAAAGCGGCGGAGCAAGGACTTGCAAAGGCGCAGTACAATGCAGGAGTAGCCTGTCAGAAAGGTCAAGGCGTCGAGCAGAACTACGCCGTAGCGACGAACTGGTTCCGCAAAGCGGCGGAACAAGGTTTTGCGGAGGCTCAAAACAAGCTCGGCCTCATGTACTATTCAGGCCAGGGCGTCGGGCAGAACTATGCCGAAGCGGCAGGCTGGTTCCGCAAGGCGGCGGAACAGAGTCACGCTTGGGCGCAGAACAACCTCGGCGCAATGTACCTCACCGGCCAGGGCGTCGGGCAGGATCATGCGGAGGCTGCCGGTTGGTTCCGCAAGGCGGCGATGAAAGGGATCGCGTTGGCGCAGAACAACCTCGGCCTCATGTACTACTCGGGCCAGGGCGGCAAGCAGGACTATGCGGAAGCGGCAAGCTGGTTCCGCAAATCGGCGACGCAAGGGTTCTCATGGGCGCAAAACAACCTCGGCGTCATGTGCGAAAAAGGGCTGGGCGTTTCGCAGGACTATGCAGAAGCTCTGCGGTGGTACCGAAAAGCGGCGGCGCAGGATATTTCCGAAGCGCAGTACAGTTTGGGAGTATTGTACGAAAATGGACGCGGAGTGACTCAAGATCGGCAGCAAGCCAAAGAATGGTTCAGCAAAGCGTGTAACAACGGCTTCAAACCCGCTTGCGACCACACCGCAGTAACAGCGCGTAAAGAAACTGAACATTAA
- a CDS encoding SEL1-like repeat protein: protein MKRSFIGLLAAILVMQPARARGENGSTENIARLQRAARQGDAIAQNKLGLLYHTGQGVKQDYAEALRWYRQAAGQGRA from the coding sequence ATGAAACGCTCCTTCATCGGATTGCTGGCCGCCATTCTGGTCATGCAACCAGCCAGGGCTCGTGGTGAAAATGGATCGACGGAAAATATCGCGCGACTGCAAAGAGCTGCGCGGCAAGGAGATGCGATAGCGCAGAACAAGCTCGGGCTTCTGTACCACACCGGCCAGGGGGTCAAGCAGGACTACGCCGAGGCTCTGCGGTGGTATCGTCAGGCCGCCGGACAGGGGCGGGCCTAG
- a CDS encoding DUF456 domain-containing protein, translated as MEAPTLLWLASALMLIAGFAGLVLPALPGVLLIFAGLVFAAWAEGFAYVGWGTISILAALTVAAYVIDFLAGLLGAKRFGAGKYGVMGAAIGTVIGLIFGLPGIIIGPFLGAVMGELYANKDLRAAGTAGFGVWIGMAIGIAARVAVAFVMVGVFLLARFV; from the coding sequence ATGGAAGCACCCACCCTCCTCTGGCTCGCCTCCGCGCTCATGCTCATCGCCGGATTCGCGGGACTTGTGCTGCCCGCGCTGCCGGGCGTTTTGCTGATCTTCGCGGGCCTCGTCTTCGCCGCCTGGGCAGAAGGCTTCGCCTACGTCGGCTGGGGCACGATCTCGATCCTCGCCGCGCTCACCGTGGCGGCGTATGTCATCGATTTCCTCGCCGGACTCCTCGGCGCGAAACGATTCGGAGCAGGCAAATATGGCGTCATGGGTGCGGCCATCGGCACGGTGATCGGCCTCATCTTCGGCCTGCCGGGAATCATCATCGGCCCCTTCCTCGGAGCCGTGATGGGCGAACTCTACGCCAACAAAGACCTCCGCGCCGCCGGCACCGCAGGATTCGGCGTCTGGATCGGCATGGCCATCGGGATAGCTGCTCGTGTCGCCGTAGCGTTTGTTATGGTCGGGGTGTTTCTGCTGGCGAGGTTTGTGTGA